One genomic segment of Hordeum vulgare subsp. vulgare chromosome 2H, MorexV3_pseudomolecules_assembly, whole genome shotgun sequence includes these proteins:
- the LOC123430373 gene encoding amino acid transporter AVT1I-like, whose amino-acid sequence MSYDVPLLGTQQATGPGKAPQGGALDDGNASFVRTCLNGTNALAGVGLLSMPYALAEGGWLSLALLAAVAATCWYTGLLLGRCMAADQAIRTYPDIGERAFGRPGRLVVSAFMYAELYLVAIGFLILDGDNLDKLFPGASLRLGPVSLAGKQLFVVLVALMVAPTTWLRSLGVLAYVSAAGVFASVAIVLSVLWAAAVDGVGFSGRATTVPLQLTGLPTALGLYTFCYCTHAVFPTLYTSMKQKSQFPKMLAICFVLCTLNYGSMAVLGYLMYGDSVQSQLTLNLPAAKLSSRIAIYTTVVMPLSKYALVVTPIAAAIEERFPGVVGEGAAVSVAARTLLVLSTVVVAIALPFFGYLMALVGSLLSVCACMLLPCLCYVRIFGATSLTALETAAIMGILMLGLLVAITGTYSSLMQIIHELQVAV is encoded by the exons ATGAGCTATGACGTGCCGCTTCTCGGGACGCAACAGGCCACGGGGCCGGGGAAGGCGCCGCAGGGCGGAGCTCTGGATGACGGCAATGCCAGCTTCGTTCGAACTTGCCTCAACGGCACCAACGCCTTGGCAG GTGTTGGGCTGCTGTCGATGCCGTACGCGCTCGCGGAGGGTGGATGGTTGAGCCTGGCGCTGCTCGCCGCCGTGGCGGCCACGTGCTGGTACACGGGCCTCCTCCTCGGGCGTTGCATGGCCGCTGACCAGGCAATCCGGACGTACCCGGACATCGGCGAGCGCGCCTTCGGCCGCCCGGGACGCCTGGTCGTGTCCGCCTTCATGTACGCCGAGCTCTACCTCGTCGCCATCGGCTTCCTCATCCTCGATGGGGACAACCTCGACAAGCTTTTCCCCGGCGCCAGCCTTCGCCTGGGGCCCGTGTCGCTTGCGGGGAAACAGCTGTTCGTCGTGCTGGTGGCGCTCATGGTTGCGCCCACGACGTGGCTGCGCAGTCTTGGGGTACTCGCCTATGTCTCCGCAGCAGGCGTGTTCGCGTCGGTCGCCATCGTCCTCAGCGTGCTCTGGGCCGCTGCCGTTGACGGCGTCGGGTTCTCTGGGCGAGCCACTACGGTGCCATTGCAGCTCACCGGCCTCCCCACCGCTCTCGGCCTCTACACCTTCTGCTACTGCACCCACGCGGTGTTCCCGACGCTCTACACATCCATGAAGCAAAAATCTCAGTTCCCAAAG ATGCTAGCGATATGCTTCGTGCTGTGCACTCTCAACTACGGCTCAATGGCCGTGCTGGGGTACCTCATGTACGGCGACAGCGTGCAGTCCCAGTTGACACTCAACCTACCGGCGGCGAAGCTCAGCTCCAGGATCGCCATATACACGACGGTGGTTATGCCGTTGTCGAAGTATGCGCTCGTGGTCACGCCGATCGCGGCGGCCATCGAGGAGAGGTTTCCTGGCGTGGTAGGCGAGGGAGCCGCGGTCTCCGTGGCGGCGAGGACGCTGCTGGTGCTGAGCACGGTGGTCGTGGCGATCGCGTTGCCCTTCTTCGGGTACCTCATGGCGCTGGTGGGTTCCCTGCTCAGTGTGTGCGCGTGCATGCTGCTGCCGTGCCTCTGCTATGTCAGAATCTTCGGAGCTACATCTCTCACGGCTTTGGAGACTGCGGCAATCATGGGAATACTCATGTTGGGCTTGCTGGTGGCTATAACAGGGACATACTCTTCTCTTATGCAAATTATCCACGAGTTGCAAGTGGCAGTGTAA